The Schizosaccharomyces pombe strain 972h- genome assembly, chromosome: I genome contains a region encoding:
- a CDS encoding pyridoxal reductase produces MPYINNFLVGPIGLGLKSLTWTENPVPDEEAFRIMNYALSHGCSFWDAGEFYGLSEPLANLQLLSRYFQKFPDSIDKVFLSVKGAFDPETHRVHGTRECITKSIKTVRETLKKVKTIDLYQCAAIDPDTPIEETMACLKEFVDSGDIRCIGLCEPSVEEIKRAHSVVRIAAIEVHYSMLFREIEYNGVKKLCHDLSIPLVAHSPLAHGLLTGRVTTMADIENLKKHHQCNEQPPSSTFSSTLPCIQALKELASKYDMSLAELALSFILSAGRGRILPIPSATSYDLIEASLGSFSKVLDTYQFAEVVSCLEKTLPPPASPNSEPQVTGGCSSMC; encoded by the coding sequence ATGCCGTATATTAACAACTTTTTGGTTGGACCAATTGGTCTAGGATTAAAAAGTCTTACATGGACTGAGAATCCTGTTCCTGATGAAGAAGCGTTTCGAATTATGAACTATGCACTAAGTCATGGATGCAGTTTTTGGGACGCAGGTGAATTTTATGGGCTTTCTGAACCATTAGCCAATTTGCAACTTCTTTCAAGGtactttcaaaagtttCCCGATAGTATAGATAAGGTGTTCTTGTCAGTCAAAGGTGCGTTTGATCCTGAAACTCACCGAGTTCACGGGACACGAGAATGTATTACCAAAAGCATCAAAACTGTCCGAGAGACTctcaaaaaagtaaagacTATTGATCTTTACCAATGTGCTGCAATTGATCCTGACACACCTATTGAGGAGACGATGGCTTGTTTGAAGGAGTTTGTAGATTCTGGTGACATTCGATGTATCGGTCTTTGTGAACCCTCTGTTGAGGAAATCAAGCGTGCTCATTCTGTTGTGCGGATTGCTGCAATTGAGGTCCATTATTCAATGCTCTTTCGCGAGATTGAATATAATGGGGTAAAAAAACTATGCCATGACTTGTCCATTCCTCTTGTAGCTCATTCCCCGTTGGCTCATGGTTTGCTAACAGGTCGTGTAACTACAATGGCGgacattgaaaatttaaagaagcaTCATCAATGTAATGAGCAGCCTCCCTCAAGCACGTTTAGTTCGACTCTTCCTTGTATACAAGCATTGAAGGAGCTAGCTTCAAAATATGACATGTCGTTAGCAGAATTGGCCTtgagttttattttgtcaGCCGGAAGGGGTAGAATTCTTCCCATACCATCGGCGACTAGTTATGATCTCATTGAAGCAAGCTTGGGATCATTTTCCAAGGTTTTAGATACATACCAATTTGCTGAAGTTGTTAGCTGCCTAGAAAAGACTTTACCGCCTCCAGCGTCTCCTAATTCAGAACCTCAAGTGACAGGAGGCTGTTCTAGTATGTGTTGA
- the dpe1 gene encoding dipeptidyl peptidase, translated as MVSDSKLELPLPVNQQKPRRRRILKVHLLIAALILSAVGYLGKGKWIWTPERKAHFVLTHFPLIDGHNDLPIYLRENYDNRLLNISLEHLPGQTDIFRLRQGHVGGQFWSVFVECPSLDSNSSLSWNRTGEYEAVTQTLQQIDVVKRMALYYPKTFSLTDHSGKVKFDFLRNHISSMMGIEGLHQIAGSPSILRQFYDLGVRYATLAHNCDNVFADAAVDGKRTNKGLSPAGRDIVREMNRLGMIVDLSHTTPETMHQALDVSVAPAFFSHSSAKGVYDHPRNVPDDVLIRVKETDGVVMVNFYPAFISPHPENATIDTVVEHIMHIANVTGSYRHIGLGGDFDGIDMVPKGLEDVSKYPDLFVKLAERGLSITELADIAGRNVLRVWKTTEDLGHSIHEPPLEWEDDF; from the coding sequence ATGGTTTCCGATAGCAAATTGGAGCTTCCATTACCTGTAAACCAACAAAAACCTCGTAGAAGACGAATTTTAAAGGTTCATCTTTTAATTGCGGCTTTGATTCTGAGTGCGGTTGGCTATTTAGGCAAAGGCAAATGGATTTGGACTCCTGAACGAAAGGCTCACTTTGTACTAACtcattttcctttaattGATGGGCATAATGATCTTCCAATATATCTTCGTGAAAATTATGATAATCGCCTTCTAAATATTTCGCTTGAGCACCTTCCTGGACAAACTGACATTTTTCGTCTTCGTCAAGGACATGTAGGGGGTCAATTCTGGTCTGTATTTGTCGAATGTCCTAGCTTGGATTCCAATAGTTCTCTTTCGTGGAATCGCACAGGTGAATATGAAGCTGTTACACAGACTCTTCAACAAATCGATGTTGTTAAAAGGATGGCTCTATACTACCCTAAAACATTCTCTTTGACTGATCATAGCGGTAAGGTCAAATTCGACTTTTTACGCAATCACATTTCAAGTATGATGGGCATTGAAGGTCTTCACCAGATTGCAGGAAGCCCATCCATTTTACGCCAATTCTACGATCTTGGCGTTCGCTATGCTACTCTTGCGCACAATTGTGACAACGTATTCGCCGATGCTGCGGTTGACGGAAAGCGTACTAACAAAGGATTGTCTCCTGCGGGCCGCGATATTGTCCGTGAAATGAATCGTCTTGGTATGATTGTAGATCTTTCACACACCACACCTGAGACCATGCATCAAGCCTTAGATGTATCAGTTGCTCCCGCATTTTTCTCACATAGTTCCGCTAAAGGGGTTTATGATCATCCCAGAAATGTTCCTGACGATGTTCTGATTCGCGTCAAGGAAACTGATGGCGTTGTTATGGTGAATTTTTACCCTGCATTCATTAGTCCACACCCTGAAAATGCTACAATTGATACCGTCGTTGAGCATATAATGCATATTGCCAATGTAACTGGATCGTATCGTCATATTGGCTTGGGTGGTGATTTCGATGGAATTGATATGGTGCCCAAGGGACTCGAGGATGTTTCCAAGTATCCTGatctttttgttaaattggCTGAGCGTGGTCTCAGTATCACTGAATTAGCAGATATTGCAGGCCGTAATGTGCTTCGTGTTTGGAAGACCACTGAAGATCTCGGGCATTCAATTCATGAGCCACCTTTGGAGTGGGAAGACGACTTTTAA
- the sod22 gene encoding plasma membrane sodium ion/proton antiporter Sod22 translates to MAWSQVEISKPHLAYAIIGGFTSLFMLCSLIIKEKLFLGEATMATATGLIFGPYVAKLFVPTSWGNTDYITEELARVLLVVEVFAAGAELPRAYMLRHWRSMFVMLLPVMIFGWLVSTGFMYALIPRLSFLESLAIAACITATDPVLASSIVGKGKFARRVPGHLRNMLLAESGCNDGMAIPFLYLAIYLIIEKPARHAGRDWVCIIILYECTFGCVLGAIIGVIARKMIKFSERRGLMDRESFLVFYFVLALFCGGIGTIIGVDDLLVSFCAGAAFSWDSWFSKKTEESHVSNVIDLLLNLSFFVYVGAIMPWPQFHMPHMDLSVWRLVVLAICILIARRIPAVLLFKSFVPDIINWREALFAGHFGPIGVGALYTCLVARAELEVHSTVPEPNDAIENPEIPNWYCIQVMWPVVCFLVLSSIIVHGSSIAFFMLGKRINTLALSFTRTRDSHFAFNLPRVRQGQSLPIKRVDALRSSANSIASSIRRRHPVNIQEDEDADISTVSLPEAAHLREERAESPRGGHYDAEEFPSEDYESRQPRRSNEEDREEEMNPGDETYLIGEDLVVEDSQGNIISHTSSRDANGPSIDEKLAQGDPKAKSFGRKFRSFLRRSYDTFQRNLHEPDDERQREPTLGHIESSIENHRPRYSRQNSESHLRENSVERRRREQVLTNIGDSESEDDNIPRPGIVPFYNENNESSSDTRNGLLSDNVSESRSRRPSRAPSAAVSSEGSPVEEDNEAQHRPNIRFLELPVPGNNNRRRSHSSYRRGSFNAYS, encoded by the exons ATGGCATGGAGTCAAGTCGAGATTTCCAAACCACATCTAGCATATGCTATTATAGGAGGATTTActtcattatttatgttatgttctttaattattaaggaaaagctttttttggGCGAAGCAA CTATGGCAACTGCTACGGGTCTCATTTTTGGTCCTTACGTTGCAAAACTGTTTGTTCCCACCAGCTGGGGTAATACCGACTACATCACCGAGGAACTTGCTCGAGTCCTTTTAGTTGTCGAAGTTTTTGCAGCTGGCGCTGAACTTCCAAGAGCATATATGCTTCGACATTGGCGCAGTATGTTTGTTATGCTTTTGCCTGTTATGATTTTTGGATGGCTAGTAAGTACTGGCTTCATGTATGCTTTAATTCCCAGACTCTCTTTTCTGGAGTCATTAGCTATAGCGGCATGTATTACTGCGACAGATCCAGTGTTGGCTTCTTCTATTGTCGGTAAAGGTAAATTTGCACGTCGAGTCCCAGGTCATCTTAGGAACATGCTTTTGGCCGAATCTGGATGTAATGATGGCATGGCAATTCCTTTTCTGTATTTagctatttatttaattattgaGAAACCTGCCCGACATGCTGGCCGCGATTGGGTATGtatcattattttataCGAATGCACCTTTGGCTGTGTGCTAGGTGCAATAATAGGTGTAATAGCCCGTAAGATGATTAAATTTTCGGAACGTCGAGGATTAATGGATCGTGAAAGTTTTCTTGTATTCTACTTCGTTTTAGCACTATTTTGTGGTGGTATTGGTACCATCATTGGTGTCGATGATTTGttagtttctttttgtGCTGGTGCTGCTTTCTCTTGGGACTCATGGTTTTCGaaaaaaacagaagaaTCTCATGTTTCCAACGTTATCGACCTTCTTCTCaatctttccttttttgtaTACGTGGGTGCTATCATGCCCTGGCCTCAATTTCACATGCCACATATGGATTTGAGTGTATGGCGACTCGTTGTATTGGCTATATGTATTTTAATTGCAAGGAGAATTCCTGCcgttttattatttaaatcatttgtTCCTGATATTATCAATTGGCGAGAAGCTCTCTTTGCTGGTCATTTTGGTCCTATTGGTGTAGGTGCACTGTATACTTGTTTGGTTGCACGAGCCGAATTAGAAGTACATAGCACTGTACCTGAGCCTAATGATGCTATCGAAAACCCTGAAATTCCAAACTGGTATTGCATACAAGTAATGTGGCCAGTAGTTTGTTTCCTGGTTCTAAGTTCTATCATTGTTCATGGAAGCAGTATTGCATTTTTCATGCTTGGTAAAAGGATTAATACGTTGGCTTTGTCGTTTACGAGAACAAGGGACTCtcattttgcttttaactTACCTCGTGTTCGTCAAGGACAAAGCTTACCAATTAAAAGAGTTGATGCGTTGCGCTCCTCTGCCAACTCTATTGCTTCTTCCATAAGAAGGCGTCATCCTGTAAACATTCAAGAAGATGAGGATGCTGATATATCAACTGTCTCGCTTCCTGAAGCCGCACATCTACGGGAAGAACGTGCTGAATCACCACGCGGAGGCCACTATGACGCTGAAGAATTTCCTTCTGAAGACTATGAATCTCGGCAACCTCGCCGCTCGAATGAGGAAGAtagagaagaagaaatgaatCCTGGTGACGAGACATATCTTATTGGCGAAGACTTGGTCGTTGAAGATTCTCAAGGAAACATTATTTCGCATACCAGTTCTCGAGATGCAAATGGACCTTCAATTGATGAAAAACTCGCTCAAGGGGATCCGAAGGCAAAAAGTTTTGGTCGCAAGTTTCGCAGTTTCTTACGACGTTCCTATGATACTTTTCAACGTAATTTACATGAGCCGGACGACGAAAGACAAAGGGAACCCACTCTTGGACATATTGAGAGTTCTATTGAGAATCATAGGCCTAGATACTCAAGGCAAAATTCGGAATCTCATTTGCGTGAAAATAGTGTAGAACGCCGTCGTCGTGAACAAGTTCTTACTAATATTGGGGACAGTGAAAGTGAGGATGATAACATACCCAGGCCTGGTATAGTTCCATTTTACAACGAGAACAATGAAAGCAGTAGTGATACGAGAAATGGACTCTTATCTGACAATGTTTCCGAATCGCGCAGTCGTCGACCATCGCGTGCTCCTTCTGCCGCAGTTAGCAGTGAGGGTTCTCCGGTTGAAGAAGATAATGAAGCTCAGCATAGGCCAAATATTCGATTTTTGGAACTT CCCGTGCCTGGGAATAATAACCGTAGGAGGTCACATTCTTCATATCGAAGGGGATCGTTTAATGCTTATTCATAA
- the cul4 gene encoding CLRC complex subunit, cullin 4, with protein MPPEAKRIVVKGFDPRKSRQRQETYYVTMIDRLNMALQVVMAGLGLKTGYQELYSGVENLTRADQASRCFNILQHHMSSGIQLLKDSAESFIQLEGTETDTNACTVVVGCWNKWLERVEIVQNIFYYMDKTFLSHHPDYPTIEELSLSLFREKLMAVKNIQIPFLNSLLQSFENLHSSKSTDHAYLQDAMLMLHRTEMYSSVFVPMYLVMLSRFYDTESSQKIQELPLEEYLEYAMSSLEREDAYVEKFDIVRDKKSIRETVQRCLITSHLDTLTKGISQFIEKRDAHSCKLLYALLQFNHETEYLIQPWSDCLVDVGFKLVNDESKDDTLVQELLSFHKFLQVVVDESFLHDETLSYAMRKAFETFINGAKGSQREAPARLIAKYIDYLLRVGEQASGGKPLKEVFSEILDLFRYIASKDIFEAYYKLDIAKRLLLNKSASAQNELMLLDMLKKTCGSQFTHSLEGMFRDVNISKEFTSSFRHSKAAHNLHRDLYVNVLSQAYWPSYPESHIRLPDDMQQDLDCFEKFYLSKQVGKKISWYASLGHCIVKARFPLGNKELSISLFQACVLLQFNNCLGGEGISYQDLKKSTELSDIDLTRTLQSLSCARIRPLVMVPKSKKPSPDTMFYVNEKFTDKLYRVKINQIYLKEERQENSDVQEQVVRDRQFELQASIVRVMKQKEKMKHDDLVQYVINNVKDRGIPLVSDVKTAIEKLLEKEYLEREDNDIYTYVT; from the coding sequence ATGCCTCCAGAAGCAAAACGTATCGTGGTTAAAGGCTTTGACCCACGAAAGTCGAGGCAAAGACAAGAGACCTACTATGTGACGATGATAGATCGTTTGAACATGGCTTTGCAAGTAGTGATGGCCGGTTTAGGCTTAAAAACAGGTTACCAAGAGTTATATTCGGGAGTCGAAAATTTAACAAGAGCGGATCAAGCATCTCGGTGCTTTAACATCCTACAACATCATATGTCTTCAGGAATCCAGCTTTTAAAGGATTCTGCGGAGTCTTTTATACAGCTTGAAGGGACTGAAACAGACACTAATGCATGCACCGTAGTAGTAGGGTGTTGGAACAAATGGTTGGAAAGAGTCGAGATTGTTCAAAACATATTCTATTACATGGACAAAACATTTCTTTCTCACCATCCAGATTACCCGACAATCGAAGAGCTGTCTCTGTCACTTTTTCGTGAAAAGTTGATGGCAGTCAAAAACATACAAATTCCCTTTTTGAACTCTCTTCTCCAAagctttgaaaatttacatAGCTCTAAAAGCACTGATCACGCCTATTTACAGGATGCGATGTTAATGCTACATCGCACGGAAATGTATAGCTCTGTGTTTGTTCCCATGTACTTAGTTATGCTAAGCCGTTTTTATGATACGGAGTCTAgccaaaaaattcaagagCTGCCTTTGGAAGAGTACTTGGAATATGCGATGAGTTCGCTTGAGCGGGAGGATGCCTACgttgaaaagtttgataTTGTGCGCGATAAAAAGTCCATTCGAGAGACTGTTCAAAGGTGTCTAATTACTTCACATCTTGACACACTCACAAAGGGTATAAGTCAGTTCATTGAAAAAAGGGATGCCCATTCTTGTAAACTACTGTATGCATTACTGCAATTCAATCATGAAACCGAATATTTAATTCAGCCCTGGTCGGATTGCTTAGTGGACGTTGGTTTCAAGCTCGTTAACGATGAATCAAAGGATGATACTTTGGTTCAAGAGCTGTTATCGTTCCACAAATTCTTACAAGTCGTGGTGGATGAAAGTTTCCTTCATGATGAAACCCTTTCGTATGCCATGCGAAAAGCCTTCGAGACGTTCATTAATGGGGCAAAGGGATCTCAAAGAGAAGCTCCAGCTAGGCTTATTGCAAAATACATTGATTATTTGCTACGAGTTGGCGAACAGGCTTCAGGGGGTAAGCCTCTGAAAGAAGTATTTTCGGAAATTTTGGATCTTTTCCGCTACATCGCTAGTAAAGATATCTTTGAGGCGTATTACAAGCTGGACATTGCAAAACGGCTTCTCCTTAATAAATCTGCAAGTGCgcaaaatgaattaatGCTTCTGGATATGCTTAAGAAAACCTGCGGTAGTCAGTTTACTCACTCTTTGGAGGGTATGTTTCGAGACGTTaacatttcaaaagaatttacttcttcttttcgTCACTCAAAGGCTGCTCATAACCTTCATAGAGATTTGTATGTTAACGTCTTGTCCCAAGCTTACTGGCCCTCTTATCCAGAATCACATATCCGGCTTCCAGATGATATGCAACAGGATTTGgattgttttgaaaaattttaccTTTCAAAGCAGGTTGGGAAAAAAATCAGTTGGTACGCTTCGCTAGGACATTGCATCGTAAAAGCCCGATTTCCACTGGGCAATAAGGAACTAAGTATATCGCTTTTCCAAGCCTGTGTCTTACTTCAATTCAACAATTGTTTGGGTGGAGAAGGGATTTCGTATcaagatttgaaaaaatctaCAGAGCTCTCTGATATCGATTTGACTCGTACATTACAGTCCTTGAGTTGTGCTCGCATTCGGCCATTAGTGATGGTTcccaaaagcaaaaaaccCAGTCCAGACACCATGTTTTATGTTAATGAAAAGTTTACAGATAAGTTATATCGTGTAAAAATTAaccaaatttatttaaaggaaGAGCGGCAAGAAAATTCTGATGTTCAAGAACAAGTAGTGAGAGATCGACAGTTTGAGTTGCAAGCCAGTATCGTTCGAGtaatgaaacaaaaggaaaaaatgaagcatGACGATTTAGTTCAATACGTTATAAACAATGTTAAGGATCGGGGAATACCCTTGGTGTCTGATGTGAAAACTGCCATTGAAAAACTACTAGAGAAAGAGTATCTAGAACGCGAGGATAATGATATTTATACATATGTCACCTAA
- the nde1 gene encoding NADH dehydrogenase, whose translation MLFSRSILRGMPKAGIPKSPLALSASRNLRLANSVRFASDAASSPKSTTSKWKILKRTTLGLFATAVVLYGANVYRFRHPDPHQPLPDPSKKTLVVLGAGWGATSILRTIDTSLFNVIVVSPRNYFLFTSLLPSTATGSVHTRSIVQPIRYMLRHKSCYVKFYEAECTDVDADKKVIHIKKTTTDGVDLEQEIKYDYLVCSHGAETQTFNIPGIAEYGCFLKEIWDAQKIRARILHCLEQAQFKDLPAETRRRYVHTVVVGGGPTGMEFAGEMADFIEDDLKSWYPELADDFAVTLVEALPSVLPMFSAKLRDYTQSLFDSSHIKIRTNTALKKVTAENIHVEVKNPDGSKQEEVIPYGLLVWAGGNRARPLTKKLMEGSEEQNNRRGLVVDEYLKLKGYKDIFALGDCTHTAYAPTAQVASQQGAYLGQLFNKLGSLNFEKPSEDRHIALGDEMDSSTLISLANEKHASTKVFLPFKYSHQGSLAYVGHEKAIADIEVPWFGKQLHASGALAFYFWRSVYLSELYSLRNRTNVTLDWIRVKLFGRDISSL comes from the coding sequence ATGCTTTTTTCTCGGTCTATTCTCCGAGGAATGCCAAAGGCTGGCATTCCAAAATCTCCCTTAGCTTTATCGGCTTCTCGCAATCTTCGCCTTGCAAACAGCGTGCGCTTTGCTTCCGATGCTGCTTCTTCTCCCAAGAGCACCACAAGTAAGTGGAAGATCCTGAAACGTACTACATTAGGTCTTTTCGCTACGGCTGTTGTTCTTTATGGTGCCAATGTCTACCGTTTCCGTCATCCTGATCCTCATCAACCTTTGCCCGATCCTTCCAAAAAGACTTTGGTCGTCCTTGGTGCTGGTTGGGGTGCCACTTCTATTCTTCGTACTATTGATACTTCTCTCTTTAACGTTATCGTTGTTTCCCCTAGAAACTATTTCTTGTTCACTTCTCTTTTGCCTTCTACTGCCACTGGTTCCGTTCATACTCGAAGCATTGTACAGCCCATTCGTTATATGCTCCGTCATAAGTCCTGCTATGTTAAATTTTACGAGGCTGAATGTACAGACGTCGATGCCGACAAAAAGGTCATCCATATCAAGAAAACCACCACTGATGGAGTCGATTTAGAGCAGGAAATCAAGTATGATTATCTTGTTTGCTCTCACGGTGCTGAAACACAAACCTTCAACATTCCCGGTATCGCCGAGTATGGCTGTTTCTTGAAGGAAATTTGGGATGCCCAAAAGATTCGCGCTCGTATCCTTCATTGCCTCGAACAAGCACAGTTTAAGGATCTTCCTGCTGAAACTCGTCGCAGATATGTACATACTGTCGTAGTTGGCGGTGGTCCTACTGGTATGGAATTTGCCGGTGAAATGGCTGATTTCATTGAAGATGATCTGAAATCCTGGTATCCTGAACTTGCTGATGACTTTGCCGTTACTCTTGTCGAAGCTTTACCTTCTGTTTTGCCCATGTTTAGCGCCAAGTTACGTGATTATACCCAAAGCTTATTTGACAGCAGCCATATTAAGATCAGAACTAATACTGCCCTAAAAAAGGTCACTGCTGAAAATATCCATGTTGAAGTTAAAAACCCTGATGGAAGTAAGCAAGAAGAGGTTATCCCTTACGGATTATTGGTCTGGGCTGGTGGTAACCGTGCCCGCCCTCTTACCAAAAAGCTCATGGAGGGTAGTGAAGAGCAAAATAACAGACGTGGTTTAGTAGTCGATGAATACTTAAAATTGAAGGGTTACAAGGACATTTTCGCTCTAGGTGATTGCACTCACACCGCTTATGCTCCCACTGCTCAAGTGGCTTCACAGCAAGGTGCCTACCTCGGTCAACTTTTTAACAAACTTGGATCGTTGAACTTTGAGAAGCCTAGCGAAGATAGACACATTGCCCTCGGTGATGAAATGGATTCCAGCACACTTATCTCTTTAGCAAATGAGAAGCATGCCTCTACCAAGGTCTTCCTTCCCTTCAAATACTCTCACCAAGGTTCTCTCGCCTATGTCGGTCATGAGAAAGCTATTGCCGATATTGAAGTTCCCTGGTTTGGAAAACAACTCCATGCAAGCGGTGCTCTTGCCTTCTACTTCTGGCGTTCGGTTTACCTTTCTGAATTATACTCCTTGCGTAACCGTACCAATGTTACACTAGATTGGATTAGAGTTAAGTTATTTGGACGTGATATTTCTTCCCTTTAA
- the mvp1 gene encoding sorting nexin Mvp1, with product MGDNVFLEPDPWASSSNWGSPVKPLNYKTAIGNSSIPLQYRNYWDVFQANNVLLFPEEESYSDIFHVPQDVMKEFFTLIESSSNQPLRQIQFFVLLALVACYQLGVPSTLEQIFKQRNVLPILQRFNPELFNRSSDNETPLFPNNSPPASTTALNLSSNIVPSINESKILEQEDDDVSNKSLPHAQQSIIRSFPDIQKQPKGFFSYPSSTVSSIAPSTLEAGNLHSQQPPKFSVDSSVDDNAITPRKPFSKIPNRLSPSTQPLLSNSRHSSFRLASSSTSFPASLEMNVDIDLEPSGYFFYRHNNYIISDSSNTREVLRRYSDFFWLHSYLMKKYPFRRVPLIPLKKFHFAKRNASTQNSFLEHRRQELSDFVNDLSHHPIFSNDEVVRVFFTEPNVFKNWRRENQKRIDQEIEQFLVVPQSQVPDASETVKERLLKLNMSTTTAINNQLNIFRIFEKMIFTLQHFHEDFLRLQNSFNCLLDSGLYHQVFTSTFAQNESKIMSMASGHFYNIDSLLHQQNDAVKHTFLLGLSKEIKILISLRLLIERISEVFSTDLTKVRHTISNDENLLRETANSDESGRNRTFLNRSSKKRAENSLKSKKELYLKNLNQRYQIAHELEQELSYLQDYVFSLGNPYVEYCKQHVKLEEESLKIWHTLESDFSRLET from the exons ATGGGCGATAATGTATTTTTAGAGCCTGATCCATGGGCATCTAGCAGTAATTGGGGTTCACCAGTGAAGcctttaaattataaaacaGCAATTG GTAATTCATCCATTCCTTTGCAATATCGAAATTATTGGGACGTGTTTCAAGCAAACAATGTTCTCTTATTTCCAGAAGAAGAAAGTTATTCTGATATATTTCATGTTCCTCAAGATGTAATGAAAGAGTTCTTTACCTTGATTGAATCATCAAGCAATCAACCCTTACGGCAAATTCAGTTTTTCGTTTTGCTTGCCTTGGTTGCCTGTTATCAATTAGGTGTTCCTAGCACATTGGAACAGATTTTCAAGCAAAGAAATG TCCTGCCCATTTTGCAGCGTTTTAATCCGGAACTTTTCAATCGTAGTTCTGATAATGAAACCCCTCTTTTTCCTAATAATTCTCCTCCTGCTTCAACAACCGCCTTGAATCTTTCATCCAACATTGTCCCTTCCATTAatgaatcaaaaattttagaacaAGAGGATGACGACGTCTCCAATAAATCCCTCCCTCACGCTCAGCAAAGCATCATCCGTTCGTTTCCTGATATTCAAAAGCAGCCGAAAGGATTCTTTTCCTATCCTTCTTCAACTGTCAGCAGCATTGCACCTTCGACTTTAGAAGCAGGTAACTTACATTCGCAACAACCTCCAAAATTTTCCGTTGATTCTTCTGTCGATGATAATGCTATTACCCCTAGAAAGCCCTTTTCGAAGATTCCTAATCGCCTTTCCCCTTCCACTCAGCCGTTACTGTCAAACAGTAGACATAGTTCGTTTAGATTGGCTTCCAGTTCAACTTCATTTCCCGCTAGTTTGGAAATGAATGTTGACATTGACCTTGAGCCTAGTGGTTACTTTTTCTATCGCCataataattatattatatcTGATTCTTCTAACACTCGTGAAGTTCTTCGTCGATACAGTGATTTCTTTTG GCTACATTCTTActtgatgaaaaaatatcctTTTAGAAGAGTACCATTAATAC Cgctaaagaaatttcact TTGCGAAGCGAAATGCTTCAACTCAAAACAGTTTTTTAGAACACCGCCGCCAGGA ATTGTCCGACTTTGTAAATGACTTATCTCATCATCCTATTTTCTCCAATGATGAGGTTGTCCGAGTATTTTTTACAGAGCCAAAT gtcttcaaaaattggaGAAGGGAAAATCAGAAAAGAATTGACcaagaaattgaacaaTTCCTAGTGGTACCTCAAAGTCAAGTTCCCGATGCCTCAGAAACGGTTAAAGAAAggcttttaaaattgaatatgtCTACTACTACGGCGATAAATAACCAGCTCAACATCTTCAGGATCTTTgagaaaatgatttttacGTTACAGCATTTTCATGAAGATTTTCTGAGACTGCAAAATTCTTTCAA TTGCTTACTTGATAGTGGATTGTACCATCAAGTGTTTACTTCTACGTTTGCTCAAAatgaaagcaaaattaTGTCAATGGCAAGTGGTCACTTTTATAACATTGATTCTCTCCTGCATCAACAAAACGACGCTGTCAAACATACATTTTTACTTGGCCTATcaaaggaaattaaaattctaATATCACTGCGA CttttaattgaaagaatATCGGAAGTATTTTCTACCGATTTAACGAAAGTACGGCATACAATATCGAATGATGAGAATTTACTTCGTGAAACAGCAAATAGCGACGAAAGTGGAAGAAATCGAACATTTTTGAACCGAAGTTCTAAGAAGAGAGCTGAAAATAGTCTTAAAAGT AAGAAAGAGCtttacttgaaaaatttaaatcaaagGTACCAAATAGCACATGAACTCGAACAGGAACTTTCCTATTTGCAAGACTATGTATTTAGTCTGGGAAATCCTTATGTTGAATATTGCAAACAGCATGTTAAACTCGAAGAGGAGAGTCTAAAAATATGGCATACATTGGAAAGTGATTTTTCTCGGCTTGAAACTTGa